From a region of the Pseudanabaena sp. ABRG5-3 genome:
- a CDS encoding Uma2 family endonuclease, protein MTVTIPLKSIDLRHGSAIAIHSLSWRDCEDILNELGEDRHTRIAYYQGTLEIMSPLSRHERPHRITGDIVKAILDAQGRNWEDFGSTTFYRKGSAGVEPDTCLYVANSALVRDCQERIDVDIYPPPDLAIESDVTSKTLLSAYEAIAVPEVWIYRNDSLKIFLLTNGHYLESESSLLFPDMAIKTLIPQLVNQAIEIGTSAMLREFRKSLSNTYS, encoded by the coding sequence GTGACCGTTACTATTCCCCTTAAATCTATTGATCTCCGACATGGTAGTGCGATCGCCATTCACTCTTTGAGTTGGCGTGATTGTGAAGACATCCTTAATGAGCTAGGTGAAGATCGCCATACTCGCATTGCATACTACCAAGGCACTTTAGAAATTATGTCCCCATTATCAAGACATGAGCGCCCCCATCGCATCACTGGTGATATTGTCAAAGCAATTTTAGACGCTCAGGGTCGGAATTGGGAAGATTTTGGCTCAACTACCTTTTATCGAAAAGGAAGTGCTGGTGTTGAACCTGATACTTGTCTGTATGTTGCTAATTCAGCTTTAGTCCGCGATTGTCAGGAACGGATTGATGTGGATATTTATCCGCCGCCTGATTTGGCGATCGAGTCGGATGTCACTTCTAAGACTTTGTTATCTGCTTACGAAGCGATCGCCGTGCCTGAAGTTTGGATTTATCGTAATGATAGCCTGAAAATATTTTTGCTCACTAATGGACATTATCTAGAGTCCGAGAGTAGTCTACTTTTTCCAGATATGGCAATCAAGACACTGATTCCACAGCTTGTAAATCAGGCGATCGAGATTGGCACAAGCGCCATGTTAAGAGAGTTTCGCAAATCTCTAAGCAATACTTATTCTTGA
- a CDS encoding Uma2 family endonuclease, translated as MVAIVEKEKDLNQSIIPKGWISATWEDFLQISQAVSNDKAKFYYFQGSYYSEMGVGADHAFVNTVVIILVSLYCMKRNILAKGYTNCSYRKVGIRECQPDISYYVGDRTQNAPQSSAIVDLDESLPPDIVIEIADTSLGYDLGAKRLLYEEVRVGEYWVIDVQNMKITAFRILQGLGSERITESSVLGGLRLSLLEEALQRSREIDNSQIGSWFMEQLG; from the coding sequence ATGGTTGCAATAGTTGAGAAAGAAAAAGATTTAAATCAAAGCATTATTCCGAAAGGATGGATATCAGCAACTTGGGAAGATTTCTTGCAGATATCTCAAGCAGTAAGCAATGACAAAGCGAAATTTTACTATTTTCAAGGGAGTTACTACAGCGAAATGGGTGTTGGCGCAGATCATGCTTTTGTAAATACAGTGGTAATCATTCTGGTTTCACTTTACTGTATGAAGAGAAATATCTTGGCTAAAGGCTATACGAATTGTAGTTATCGCAAAGTGGGAATAAGAGAATGTCAGCCAGATATTTCTTACTATGTAGGCGATCGCACTCAGAATGCACCTCAAAGTAGCGCGATCGTCGATCTTGACGAGAGTTTACCCCCCGATATCGTGATTGAGATTGCCGATACCTCATTAGGCTACGACCTCGGTGCAAAGCGCTTACTATACGAAGAAGTGCGCGTTGGTGAATATTGGGTAATCGATGTCCAGAACATGAAAATCACTGCATTCCGTATTTTGCAAGGTTTAGGAAGCGAAAGGATTACAGAATCCTCAGTATTAGGAGGACTACGATTGAGTTTATTAGAAGAAGCTTTACAACGTAGCCGTGAAATAGATAATTCCCAAATTGGTTCTTGGTTTATGGAACAGTTAGGTTAA
- a CDS encoding Uma2 family endonuclease: protein MMIAVERVLEKALGQKISLAEFLASPESGDRYEFVDGQMVKKVSPKRFHAALQGVLYRYLGDLFEGKGFVYPEWGIVLTRNKQDWCPVPDLTYISLERLPTDVGNEMCPVPPELVIEIMSEGQTFREFVVKAGDYLNAGILRVWVIDPLNRTLTVFYADCAPETYRGDRLLTDELFPDLAVTVEQFFVKARI, encoded by the coding sequence ATGATGATTGCTGTAGAACGGGTATTGGAAAAGGCTCTGGGTCAGAAGATATCACTGGCTGAGTTTTTGGCTAGTCCTGAATCGGGCGATCGCTATGAGTTTGTTGATGGTCAAATGGTGAAAAAAGTCTCTCCAAAAAGATTTCATGCAGCCCTTCAGGGTGTTTTATATCGGTACTTGGGCGATCTATTTGAGGGTAAGGGTTTTGTTTATCCTGAATGGGGAATTGTGTTGACGCGCAATAAACAGGATTGGTGTCCTGTGCCTGATTTGACCTATATCTCGTTAGAGCGTTTGCCTACGGATGTGGGTAATGAGATGTGTCCTGTGCCTCCTGAGTTGGTGATTGAGATTATGTCAGAAGGGCAGACTTTTCGCGAGTTTGTGGTGAAGGCTGGAGACTATCTGAATGCGGGGATTTTGCGGGTGTGGGTAATCGATCCGTTGAATAGAACCTTGACTGTTTTTTACGCTGATTGCGCTCCTGAGACTTATCGGGGCGATCGCCTATTGACTGATGAGTTATTTCCAGATTTGGCGGTAACGGTTGAGCAGTTTTTTGTAAAAGCAAGGATTTGA
- a CDS encoding RAMP superfamily protein has product MSNIPDAYKKVPMMFQAQTNGRCQLQRLDPDRKKDGDPQDAEIWCKQWTGETYPVTPIFEEPVKTREYSISWRFVTNSGQDDGVIRPVIGASGYPFYPGSSMKGAFRQACKRLFSDRLGKYCGQEISKGDFSPGILRFHGGYPVDKSWTNGLVDLVHPQQERQVMSSTAKSSAFIQISLYQPTIQFGISASEELDESEWEEIWQIWETAMGRGIGCRVSAGYGHRDQLKGELLYPPHLLKGQGMASKRLDESGEFRPNIFRAAIRGHALRIFGGLTDAETAKREVERIFGGVSGHGVWGLLMMNFVTTNFESKLFGNGQWEVPSYKVEGELGWLLSQEISEEHKAALKNLILHLNQFAMIFGGFGKSWRRADHRLFYEEYYEENNYRKPLIGCHWQWKKGRYARDVKVYGSKYVTSFLDKLQEAAKIWLQLQNIKLTTSYATGWREAWHPDKVMVWGRIASNKESSEAIQWLHGAYQKRDNKAQVPELSIYKSSVTGRVGQIGRLWHRMYPLMKLEPDPNDSAKKIPKPTASYLELLTIFPDGSDDCLNFLKFLADDGQFKQLWGKPWEIE; this is encoded by the coding sequence ATGTCAAATATTCCCGATGCTTATAAAAAAGTGCCGATGATGTTTCAGGCGCAAACGAATGGGCGCTGTCAATTGCAACGTCTCGATCCAGATCGCAAAAAGGATGGTGATCCTCAAGATGCTGAGATTTGGTGCAAACAATGGACAGGTGAAACTTATCCAGTTACGCCGATATTTGAGGAACCAGTCAAAACGCGAGAATACTCAATTAGTTGGCGATTTGTGACGAATTCAGGTCAGGATGATGGCGTGATTCGTCCTGTTATTGGTGCGTCTGGCTATCCCTTTTACCCAGGTTCGAGTATGAAGGGGGCTTTTCGTCAGGCTTGCAAGCGGTTATTTAGCGATCGCCTTGGTAAATATTGTGGTCAGGAGATTTCTAAAGGGGATTTCTCTCCAGGGATTTTGCGCTTTCATGGTGGTTATCCTGTAGATAAAAGTTGGACTAATGGGTTGGTTGATTTAGTTCATCCACAGCAAGAACGTCAAGTTATGAGTAGTACTGCCAAAAGCAGTGCATTTATCCAGATTTCACTCTATCAACCCACAATTCAGTTTGGAATTTCGGCTTCGGAGGAACTTGATGAATCTGAGTGGGAGGAGATCTGGCAGATTTGGGAAACGGCGATGGGGCGTGGGATTGGTTGTCGGGTTTCCGCAGGTTATGGTCATCGCGATCAATTAAAGGGTGAGTTGTTGTATCCGCCGCATCTGTTGAAAGGGCAGGGGATGGCATCAAAGCGCTTAGATGAATCTGGCGAGTTTCGTCCCAATATTTTTCGGGCGGCGATTCGTGGTCATGCGTTGCGGATTTTTGGTGGTTTAACGGATGCAGAGACAGCAAAGCGAGAAGTCGAGAGAATTTTTGGTGGTGTTTCAGGGCATGGTGTATGGGGTTTATTGATGATGAACTTTGTCACAACTAACTTTGAGTCAAAATTATTTGGTAATGGTCAATGGGAAGTGCCTAGCTATAAGGTAGAAGGCGAACTTGGTTGGCTATTGTCGCAAGAGATTTCAGAAGAACATAAGGCGGCTTTAAAAAATCTGATTTTGCATCTGAATCAGTTTGCGATGATCTTTGGTGGGTTTGGTAAGTCGTGGCGCAGAGCCGATCATCGGTTGTTTTATGAGGAATATTACGAAGAGAATAACTACAGGAAGCCGTTAATTGGTTGTCATTGGCAATGGAAAAAAGGGCGTTATGCTCGTGATGTTAAGGTTTATGGCTCAAAATATGTAACTAGCTTTTTAGATAAATTGCAGGAGGCGGCTAAAATCTGGTTACAATTGCAAAATATTAAGTTGACCACAAGTTATGCTACTGGTTGGCGAGAGGCTTGGCATCCTGACAAGGTAATGGTTTGGGGTAGAATTGCGAGTAATAAAGAAAGTTCTGAAGCAATTCAATGGTTACATGGGGCTTACCAAAAAAGGGACAATAAAGCCCAAGTTCCTGAACTATCCATTTATAAATCTTCGGTCACTGGCAGAGTGGGACAGATTGGGCGGTTGTGGCATCGGATGTATCCTTTGATGAAGTTAGAGCCAGATCCTAATGATTCAGCAAAAAAGATTCCCAAACCAACTGCGAGTTATCTTGAGTTATTAACGATCTTTCCAGATGGTTCTGATGATTGTTTGAACTTTCTTAAGTTTCTTGCAGATGATGGACAGTTCAAACAGCTATGGGGAAAGCCTTGGGAAATAGAATAG